The proteins below come from a single Pristiophorus japonicus isolate sPriJap1 unplaced genomic scaffold, sPriJap1.hap1 HAP1_SCAFFOLD_246, whole genome shotgun sequence genomic window:
- the fosab gene encoding v-fos FBJ murine osteosarcoma viral oncogene homolog Ab — translation MYQQFPADYDSASRCSNSPSMGDPHYYSPADSFSSIGSPAGSAQDFCTELSGSFVPTVTAISRSQDLQWMVQPTLLSPRASGRTHPYTPGQHAYPRPLVSRHSGRRGKAEQLSPEDEEKRTVRRERNKLAAAKCRNRRRELTDTLQTETEQLEADKTGLQAEIAELLKEKEKLEFILATHRPLCKALELEAGLGIASPAQPQAPAPTQPQHPPARLILGLEQLPEDLVLGGGPDSGRSVPDVDLISLADWEPLYCGLPADCESLCTPVLTATPGGSYTSSFAFTYPEAQRLGLGTAGGSDLSSDSLSSPTLLAL, via the exons ATGTACCAGCAGTTCCCCGCAGATTACGACTCGGCTTCTCGCTGCAGCAACTCGCCCTCCATGGGAGACCCGCATTACTACTCGCCCGCCGACTCCTTCTCCAGCATCGGCAGCCCCGCCGGCAGCGCACAG GATTTCTGCACCGAGCTGAGCGGCTCCTTTGTGCCCACAGTGACGGCCATCAGCAGGAGCCAGGACCTGCAGTGGATGGTGCAGCCcaccctgctctctccccgggcCTCGGGCCGCACTCATCCCTACACCCCCGGACAACACGCCTACCCCAGGCCGCTCGTCTCCAGGCATTCAGGTCGGAGGGGCAAAGCTGAGCAG CTGAGCCCCGAGGACGAGGAGAAACGGACGGTCCGCAGAGAGCGAAACAAACTAGCCGCTGCCAAATGCCGCAATCGCCGGCGGGAACTGACCGACACTTTGCAGACG GAGACGGAGCAGTTGGAGGCGGACAAGACAGGCCTGCAGGCCGAGATCGCTGAGCTGCTGAAGGAGAAGGAGAAGCTGGAGTTTATCCTGGCCACCCACCGGCCACTCTGCAAGGCCCTGGAGCTGGAGGCGGGCCTGGGGATTGCGAGCCCGGCCCAGCCCCAGGCACCAGCCCCGACCCAGCCTCAACACCCGCCCGCCCGGCTCATCCTGGGCCTGGAGCAGCTGCCCGAAGACCTGGTGCTGGGCGGTGGGCCGGACTCGGGCCGCTCGGTCCCCGATGTGGATTTGATCAGCCTGGCCGACTGGGAGCCGCTGTACTGCGGCCTGCCGGCCGACTGCGAATCGCTTTGTACCCCGGTGCTGACCGCCACGCCCGGCGGCTCCTACACGTCCTCGTTCGCCTTCACCTACCCCGAGGCCCAGCGACTGGGGCTGGGCACGGCCGGTGGCAGCGACCTGTCATCCGACTCACTCAGCTCGCCCACCCTGCTGgccttgtag